A portion of the Magnolia sinica isolate HGM2019 chromosome 17, MsV1, whole genome shotgun sequence genome contains these proteins:
- the LOC131231056 gene encoding uncharacterized protein LOC131231056 has product MEGEARTVDCLRGRLLAERVTSKAAKEDADLMGKKLIELERQLQLEMESRNRVEKLKPTTRKLRSLKLSAVPSQSSLPVKSENSASSSTIFSGLLKQAGEKRAGLQTTDSGEGA; this is encoded by the exons ATGGAAGGAGAAGCAAGAACTGTTGATTGTTTAAGGGGAAGATTGCTTGCAGAGAGAGTGACTTCAAAGGCTGCAAAAGAAGATGCAGATCTCATGGGTAAAAAg CTCATAGAGCTAGAAAGGCAGCTACAGCTGGAGATGGAATCCCGGAACAGAGTGGAGAAGCTGAAACCCACTACAAGAAAGCTACGATCCCTGAAACTATCAGCTGTTCCAAGCCAATCCAGTTTGCCCGTGAAAAGTGAAAACTCTGCTAGTtcatccacaattttctcaggCCTCCTAAAGCAAGCAGGAGAAAAGAGAGCCGGCTTGCAAACAACGGATTCAGGAGAAGGGGCCTAG